The following are from one region of the Sorghum bicolor cultivar BTx623 chromosome 2, Sorghum_bicolor_NCBIv3, whole genome shotgun sequence genome:
- the LOC8080705 gene encoding LRR receptor-like serine/threonine-protein kinase GSO1 encodes MAMARPFLAPLMIVALVLLSRMAASAAADDGDVLLQVKSAFVDDPQGVLAGWNASADASGFCSWAGVVCDEAGLRVVGLNLSGAGLAGTVPRALARLDALEAIDLSSNALTGPVPAALGGLANLQVLLLYSNHLTGEIPALLGALSALQVLRLGDNPGLSGAIPDALGKLGNLTVLGLASCNLTGPIPASLGRLDALTALNLQQNALSGPIPRGLAGLASLQVLSLAGNQLTGAIPPELGRLTGLQKLNLGNNSLVGTIPPELGALGELQYLNLMNNRLSGRVPRTLAALSRVRTIDLSGNMLSGALPAKLGRLPELTFLVLSDNQLTGSVPGDLCGGDEAESSSIEHLMLSTNNFTGEIPEGLSRCRALTQLDLANNSLSGGIPAALGELGNLTDLLLNNNSLSGELPPELFNLTELQTLALYHNELSGRLPDAIGRLVNLEVLYLYENQFVGEIPESIGDCASLQLIDFFGNRFNGSIPASMGNLSQLTFLDFRQNELSGVIPPELGECQQLEILDLADNALSGSIPKTFGKLRSLEQFMLYNNSLSGVIPDGMFECRNITRVNIAHNRLSGSLLPLCGTARLLSFDATNNSFDGGIPAQLGRSSSLQRVRLGFNMLSGPIPPSLGGIAALTLLDVSSNALTGGIPATLAQCKQLSLIVLSHNRLSGAVPDWLGSLPQLGELTLSNNEFAGAIPVQLSKCSKLLKLSLDNNQINGTVPPELGRLVSLNVLNLAHNQLSGLIPTAVAKLSSLYELNLSQNYLSGPIPLDIGKLQELQSLLDLSSNNLSGHIPASLGSLSKLEDLNLSHNALVGAVPSQLAGMSSLVQLDLSSNQLEGKLGTEFGRWPQAAFADNAGLCGSPLRDCGSRNSHSALHAATIALVSAAVTLLIVLLIIMLALMAVRRRARGSREVNCTAFSSSSSGSANRHLVFKGSARREFRWEAIMEATANLSDQFAIGSGGSGTVYRAELSTGETVAVKRIAHMDSDMLLHDKSFAREVKILGRVRHRHLVKLLGFVTSRECGGGGGMLVYEYMENGSLYDWLHGGSDGRKKQTLSWDARLKVAAGLAQGVEYLHHDCVPRIVHRDIKSSNVLLDGDMEAHLGDFGLAKAVAENRQAAFGKDCTESASCFAGSYGYIAPECAYSLKATERSDVYSMGIVLMELVTGLLPTDKTFGGDMDMVRWVQSRMDAPLPAREQVFDPALKPLAPREESSMAEVLEVALRCTRAAPGERPTARQVSDLLLHVSLDYYRACEKR; translated from the exons ATGGCAATGGCGCGGCCGTTCTTGGCGCCGCTGATGATAGTGGCGCTGGTTCTTCTTTCACGCatggcggcgtcggcggcggcggacgacGGCGACGTGCTGCTGCAGGTGAAGAGCGCGTTCGTCGACGATCCTCAGGGGGTCTTGGCGGGCTGGAACGCCAGCGCCGACGCGTCGGGGTTCTGCTCCTGGGCCGGCGTGGTGTGCGACGAGGCGGGGCTGAGGGTGGTGGGCCTCAACCTGTCCGGCGCCGGGCTCGCCGGGACGGTGCCCCGCGCGCTGGCGCGGCTCGACGCGCTGGAGGCGATCGACCTGTCGTCGAACGCGCTCACGGGCCCCGTCCCGGCGGCGCTCGGCGGGCTGGCCAACCTCCAGGTGCTGCTGCTCTACTCCAACCATCTCACGGGCGAGATACCGGCGTTGCTGGGGGCGCTCTCGGCGCTCCAGGTGCTCCGCTTGGGCGACAACCCGGGCCTGTCGGGCGCCATCCCGGACGCGCTAGGCAAGCTCGGCAACCTCACCGTGCTCGGCCTCGCCTCCTGCAACCTCACGGGCCCGATCCCAGCGAGCCTCGGCCGGCTCGACGCGCTCACGGCGCTGAACCTGCAGCAGAACGCGCTGTCCGGGCCAATACCTCGTGGCCTCGCCGGCTTGGCGAGCCTCCAGGTGCTCTCGCTCGCCGGCAACCAGCTCACGGGCGCGATACCGCCGGAGCTCGGGAGGCTCACGGGGCTCCAGAAGCTCAACCTTGGGAATAACTCTTTGGTGGGCACCATACCGCCGGAGCTCGGTGCGCTCGGCGAGCTCCAGTACCTCAACCTCATGAACAATCGCCTCTCCGGCCGCGTCCCGCGCACGCTCGCCGCGCTCTCGCGCGTGCGCACGATCGACCTGTCCGGCAACATGCTCTCCGGCGCGCTGCCCGCCAAGCTCGGCCGCCTGCCGGAGCTTACTTTCTTGGTGCTATCCGACAACCAACTCACCGGCAGCGTCCCCGGCGACCTGTGCGGCGGCGATGAAGCAGAGTCCAGTAGCATCGAGCACCTTATGCTCTCGACGAACAACTTCACCGGGGAGATACCGGAGGGGCTCTCGCGGTGCCGGGCGCTGACGCAGCTCGACCTGGCAAACAACAGCCTCTCCGGCGGTATCCCTGCCGCTCTCGGCGAGCTCGGCAACCTGACGGACCTGCTGCTCAACAACAACAGCCTCTCTGGCGAGCTGCCGCCAGAGCTCTTCAACCTCACCGAGCTCCAGACACTGGCATTGTATCACAACGAGCTCAGCGGTCGGCTGCCGGACGCCATCGGCCGCCTCGTGAACCTGGAGGTGCTGTACCTGTACGAGAACCAGTTCGTCGGCGAGATACCGGAATCCATCGGGGACTGCGCGAGCTTGCAGCTGATCGATTTCTTCGGGAACCGGTTCAACGGGAGCATACCGGCGTCCATGGGGAACCTGTCGCAGCTGACCTTCCTCGACTTCAGACAGAACGAGCTGTCCGGCGTGATCCCGCCGGAGCTCGGTGAGTGCCAGCAACTTGAAATCCTTGATTTGGCCGACAATGCTCTGTCCGGGTCGATTCCCAAGACGTTCGGGAAGCTCCGTTCGCTGGAGCAATTCATGCTGTACAACAACTCCCTCTCCGGCGTCATCCCGGACGGCATGTTCGAGTGCCGGAACATCACGAGGGTCAACATCGCGCACAACCGGCTCAGCGGCAGCCTTCTGCCGCTCTGCGGCACTGCGAGGCTGCTGTCGTTCGACGCCACCAACAACTCCTTCGACGGCGGGATCCCCGCGCAGCTCGGCCGGTCGTCGTCGCTCCAGCGCGTGCGCCTGGGTTTCAATATGCTCTCCGGCCCTATCCCGCCGTCGCTCGGCGGCATCGCCGCGCTGACGCTGCTGGACGTGTCAAGCAACGCGCTCACCGGCGGTATCCCGGCGACGCTCGCGCAGTGCAAGCAGCTCAGCCTCATCGTCCTCAGCCACAACCGCCTGTCAGGGGCGGTTCCGGACTGGCTGGGCTCGCTGCCGCAGCTCGGCGAGCTGACACTCTCCAACAACGAGTTCGCCGGAGCAATCCCGGTGCAGCTCAGCAAGTGCTCCAAGCTCCTGAAGCTGTCGCTTGACAACAACCAGATCAATGGAACAGTGCCGCCTGAGCTCGGCAGGCTGGTGTCCCTCAACGTGCTGAATCTCGCACACAACCAGCTCTCAGGTCTGATTCCGACGGCGGTCGCGAAATTGAGCAGTCTCTATGAGCTGAATCTGTCACAGAATTACCTGTCCGGCCCGATCCCTCTGGACATCGGCAAGCTGCAAGAGCTGCAGAGCCTGCTGGACCTGAGCAGCAACAACCTCAGTGGCCACATCCCTGCATCACTGGGTTCACTCTCCAAGCTGGAAGACCTGAACCTCTCCCACAATGCTCTGGTCGGCGCGGTGCCGTCGCAGCTCGCTGGAATGAGTAGCTTGGTGCAGCTGGACCTTTCCAGCAACCAGCTGGAAGGGAAGCTGGGCACTGAGTTCGGCCGGTGGCCGCAGGCCGCGTTCGCCGACAATGCAGGGCTCTGCGGTAGCCCCTTGAGAGATTGCGGCAGCAGAAACAGCCATTCGGCGCTGCACGCGGCGACCATCGCGTTGGTGTCTGCGGCGGTCACGCTGTTGATTGTGCTCCTGATCATCATGCTTGCGCTGATGGCAGTGCGTCGCCGGGCCCGGGGGTCACGGGAGGTGAACTGCACGGCTTTTTCGTCGTCGAGCTCGGGCAGCGCAAACCGGCATCTCGTCTTCAAGGGCTCGGCGCGGCGGGAGTTCCGGTGGGAGGCGATCATGGAGGCCACCGCGAACCTGAGCGACCAGTTCGCCATCGGGTCCGGCGGGTCGGGCACGGTGTACAGGGCGGAGCTGTCCACTGGCGAGACGGTGGCCGTGAAGAGGATCGCGCACATGGACAGCGACATGCTGCTGCACGACAAGAGCTTCGCGCGGGAGGTCAAAATCCTGGGCCGCGTCCGTCACCGGCACCTGGTCAAGCTGCTCGGCTTCGTCACGTCCCGcgagtgcggcggcggcggcggcatgctCGTGTACGAGTACATGGAGAACGGCAGCCTCTACGACTGGCTGCACGGCGGCAGCGACGGCCGGAAGAAGCAGACGCTCAGCTGGGACGCGCGGCTCAAGGTCGCCGCCGGGCTGGCGCAGGGCGTGGAGTACCTCCACCACGACTGTGTGCCCCGGATCGTGCACCGGGACATCAAGTCCAGCAATGTGCTCCTCGACGGCGACATGGAGGCGCACCTCGGCGACTTCGGCCTCGCCAAGGCCGTCGCCGAGAACCGGCAGGCCGCCTTcggcaaagactgcaccgagtCAGCTTCATGCTTCGCCGGATCATACGGGTACATCGCTCCAG AGTGTGCTTACTCCCTGAAGGCGACGGAGAGGAGCGACGTCTACAGCATGGGCATCGTGCTGATGGAGCTCGTCACCGGGCTCTTGCCGACCGACAAGACCTTCGGCGGCGACATGGACATGGTGAGGTGGGTGCAGTCGAGAATGGACGCGCCGTTGCCGGCCCGGGAGCAGGTGTTCGATCCTGCTCTGAAGCCGCTGGCGCCGCGTGAGGAGTCGTCAATGGCGGAGGTGCTGGAGGTGGCGCTCCGGTGCACGAGGGCGGCGCCGGGGGAGAGGCCGACTGCGCGGCAGGTCTCCGATCTGCTGCTCCACGTTTCACTCGATTACTATCGCGCCTGCGAGAAGCGTTAG
- the LOC8077463 gene encoding peptide-N(4)-(N-acetyl-beta-glucosaminyl)asparagine amidase isoform X2 has translation MHQVLMYEDPVGQEAARKTVPICELEEKALVSLAKEGNFNPSNDEEKHGFLLQLLFWFKQSFRWVNAAPCDSCGRETSNVGMGTPLTSEIKFGASRVEIYRCNHCSSITRFPRYNDPRKLIQTRRGRCGEWANCFTFYCRAFGYDARLILDFTDHVWTECFSNLYGRWMHLDPCEGVYDNPLLYEKGWNKKLDYVIAISKDGVRDVTKRYTRKWHEVLSRRTITSEETVVAVLSSITGKYRTGLSTDALSVIENREKEESEELSKSAYLQVETALSLPGRLSGSVEWRKARSELGQADSLSCSSCPIRKCVDAHVSNIYDALSAFLSHFCDKKVPKERIIEVFDTLKTLMLTLKNSNFKSRSATLDQKTHHLFEEIFPSFERLLSAISLKAELGSAGHQSVTVAGNPIHSSLALPVALDAVNEILSNYKNNTSFTEGNHFPRGNRVCSGSVLASREQLPIGIATAAFDGIHSSKWEEPDGAKGCWLIYTMQAGKSCELESYDLMSANDAPERDPMDWVLEGSTDAGSTWNLLDARNSEMFESRFLRKTFTVDKRYKANAFRFRFLRVRESHSNPRFQIGSIDLYGKTV, from the exons ATGCACCAGGTTCTGATG TATGAAGATCCAGTGGGACAAGAGGCAGCACGTAAGACAGTTCCAATATGCGAACTGGAGGAGAAGGCATTGGTTTCACTGGCCAAG GAAGGGAATTTCAATCCTTCGAATGATGAAGAGAAGCATGGCTTTCTGCTGCAATTGCTTTTCTGGTTTAAGCAATCATTCAG ATGGGTTAATGCAGCACCTTGTGACAGCTGTGGTCGTGAGACATCcaatgttggaatgggcacccCACTTACCTCAGAAATCAAATTTGGCGCTTCACGTGTTGAGATTTATAG GTGTAACCATTGTTCTAGTATCACCCGTTTCCCAAGGTACAACGATCCACGTAAG CTTATACAAACTAGGAGAGGTCGCTGTGGAGAATGGGCAAATTGCTTCACATTCTACTGTCGAGCTTTTGGATATGATGCTCGTTTG ATTCTGGATTTCACTGATCACGTGTGGACAGAATGTTTTTCAAACTTGTACGGGAG GTGGATGCACCTAGATCCATGCGAAGGAGTCTACGACAATCCCCTACTGTATGAGAAAGG GTGGAACAAGAAGTTAGATTATGTTATTGCGATTTCTAAAGATGGAGTACGTGACGTAACAAAACGCTACACCAGAAAGTGGCATGAG GTTCTCTCTAGGCGAACAATTACCTCTGAAGAAACTGTTGTGGCTGTTCTATCATCTATAACAGGGAAGTATCGCACTGGTTTGTCAACTGATGCTCTATCAGTCATAGAAAATCGTGAAAAGGAGGAGTCTGAGGAACTTAGCAAATCTGCTTATCTTCAAGTTGAAACAGCTTTATCCTTACCTGGAAGGCTAAGTGGTTCTGTGGAATGGAGGAAAGCAAGGTCAGAGTTGGGCCAAGCAGATTCACTCAGTTGCTCATCCTGCCCTATTCGGAAATGTGTGGATGCTCATGTTTCAAATATATATGATGCTCTTTCTGCTTTTCTTTCACATTTTTGTGACAAAAAAGTCCCTAAAGAAAGAATTATTGAAGTTTTTGACACATTGAAGACTTTGATGCTAACTCTTAAAAATTCCAACTTCAAGAGCAGAAGTGCTACACTAGACCAGAAAACACACCATCTATTTGAGGAGATATTTCCTTCCTTTGAAAGACTGTTATCTGCTATTTCACTGAAAGCAGAACTGGGAAGTGCTGGACACCAATCTGTGACTGTAGCTGGAAATCCAATACACTCATCCTTAGCGTTACCAGTAGCACTGGATGCAGTTAATGAGATATTGAGTAATTATAAGAATAATACCTCTTTCACAGAAGGCAACCATTTCCCAAGAGGGAACAGAGTATGCTCAGGTTCAGTCCTTGCAAGCAGGGAACAGCTTCCAATCGGAATT GCAACAGCAGCTTTTGACGGCATCCATTCTTCCAAATGGGAAGAGCCTGATGGAGCCAAAG GATGTTGGCTGATTTATACAATGCAAGCTGGCAAAAGTTGTGAGTTGGAGTCATATGATTTGATGTCAGCTAATGATGCTCCAGAGAGGGATCCAATGGACTG GGTTCTTGAAGGGAGCACAGATGCAGGTTCCACCTGGAATCTACTTGATGCTCGGAATTCTGAAATGTTTGAGAGCCGTTTCCTTAGAAAAACATTTACAGTGGATAAGAGATATAAAGCAAATGCTTTCCG GTTTAGGTTTCTACGCGTAAGAGAATCTCATTCTAATCCAAGGTTTCAGATAGGATCAATTGATCTATATGGGAAAACTGTATGA
- the LOC8080706 gene encoding transcription factor RAX2 — MGHHCCSKQKVKRGLWSPEEDEKLVKYITAHGHSCWSAVPKHAGLQRCGKSCRLRWINYLRPDLKRGTFSDHEERTIIDVHRILGNRWAQIAKHLPGRTDNEVKNFWNSCIKKKLIAQGLDPKTHNLLPASRTLLQGGNGANPSGNNPAQFHSNGGGAAVGSVATTPFTISSPTKAAAYDTVTVTPPPEMAPAMYDVPNHDGMLMGHDQAAAAPIPAYPYLDNGGGVLMSFRDQNAGLQTSMDFMNGSSSSSSMDHAAGMPNGNGFSQGMGAAAFMDVTAGMWNTAAVDSAMCAGMEVVQPQQQPLPPPQGLLQGEMVVGRQAVMNGGGAVADKGMDMMDVSSVYGGAGTTTFDLELMESCALFCGSGVGGATGNAMEQLQWDC, encoded by the exons ATGGGGCACCACTGCTGCAGCAAGCAGAAGGTGAAGCGCGGCCTGTGGTCGCCGGAGGAGGACGAGAAGCTCGTCAAGTACATCACCGCCCACGGCCACAGCTGCTGGAGCGCCGTCCCCAAGCACGCCG GGCTGCAGCGATGCGGCAAGAGCTGCCGCCTCCGGTGGATCAACTACCTCCGGCCAGACCTCAAGCGCGGCACCTTCTCCGACCACGAGGAGCGCACCATCATCGACGTCCACCGCATCCTCGGCAACCG ATGGGCTCAGATCGCCAAGCACCTGCCCGGGCGCACGGACAACGAGGTCAAGAACTTCTGGAACTCATGCATCAAGAAGAAGCTCATCGCGCAGGGCCTCGACCCCAAGACCCACAACCTCCTGCCGGCCTCCAGGACACTCCTCCAGGGCGGCAACGGGGCAAACCCTAGCGGCAACAATCCTGCCCAGTTCCACtccaacggcggcggcgctgctgtcGGCTCCGTCGCCACGACGCCGTTCACCATCAGTTCACCGACCAAGGCCGCCGCCTACGACACCGTCACGGTCACGCCGCCGCCGGAGATGGCGCCGGCAATGTACGACGTCCCTAACCATGACGGCATGCTCATGGGGCATGACCAGGCAGCCGCCGCACCGATTCCGGCATACCCTTACCTGGACAACGGCGGCGGCGTGCTCATGAGCTTCAGGGATCAGAATGCAGGTCTCCAGACATCTATGGACTTCATGAAcggctcctcgtcctcctcctccatggATCACGCCGCCGGCATGCCTAACGGCAACGGCTTTAGCCAAGGCATGGGCGCGGCGGCCTTCATGGACGTGACGGCAGGAATGTGGAACACCGCCGCCGTGGATTCTGCCATGTGTGCAGGGATGGAAGTGGtccagccgcagcagcagccgctgccGCCACCGCAAGGGTTGCTGCAGGGAGAGATGGTCGTCGGCCGGCAAGCTGTGATGAACGGTGGCGGTGCAGTTGCTGATAAGGGCATGGACATGATGGATGTCTCTTCGGTGTACGGCGGCGCCGGTACAACGACCTTCGATCTGGAGCTGATGGAGTCGTGCGCGTTGTTTTGTGgcagcggcgtcggcggcgccaCCGGCAACGCCATGGAGCAGCTGCAATGGGACTGCTAA
- the LOC8077461 gene encoding uncharacterized protein LOC8077461: MPATPTIIGALLGLGTQMYSNALRKLPYMRHPWEHVLGMGLGAVFVNQLVKFDEKLKEDLDKMLERARLANEQRYIDDDE, from the exons ATGCCGGCGACCCCGACGATCATCGGTGCCCTCCTGGGGTTAGGCACCCAGATGTACTCCAACGCCCTCCGCAAGCTCCCCTACATGCGCC ATCCATGGGAGCATGTGTTGGGAATGGGTCTCGGTGCAGTGTTTGTGAACCAGCTGGTAAAGTTTGACGAGAAGCTTAAGGAGGACCTCGACAAGATGCTTGAGCGTGCCAGGCTAGCCAACGAGCAACGCTACATTG ATGATGATGAATAG